One Synechocystis sp. LKSZ1 genomic window, CTTGACCCTCGACCAAATTCCCCGCCTTGGACGAACCGCCCAGGGCCAGACGGCATTACGACTCCGTCCCCAAGAGGCTCTGATCGGGGCTTTAGTGGTGGATGCTACAGCTCAAGTTGGCCTCTTGACTCAGCAGGGCTACGGCAAAGCCCTAGCAGTGGACACGCTTCGTTTGGCTAAATTAGAAGATTTGGGGACGACGGTGATCCAATTCCTGACACCAACAGATCGCTTACTGGCCCTGTGGCCTCGACCCGTCGGTCTGGCCCTGAGAACCAGCCTTGGACGAGATTTATCGGTGCAGGACAATCAATTGACGCTTTGGGGCAAGGATGGCCCTGGAGATTACCTGGTTCCCCTGGAAGCAACGGAGCAAATTTTGTGGGCCAATCCTTGGGCAGTGGATATTGGCCCTTTGTCACCCACGAGTTAACAAAAAAACTACCAGGAGCGCAGGGCTCGTAGTTGCGGTGTTTTCTTGAGTTGATGGGCCTCCATCCGGGTCAGGACATCTGCCAGAATGGTCACGGCCTCAGCAATAAATGGGCCCTTATTGAGCATCACACATTCGGCCCGTTCGGCCATGGCCGCATCGGTCATTTCACCCCGCGACGGAGCGCCATTTTTGACTAAGCTTTCCAGGACTTGGGTGGCCCAAATCACCGGCACATGGGCCGCTTCACAGAGCCAAAGAATTTCTTCTTGAATTTCCGTCAAGCGTTGATAGCCAATTTCCACCGCCAAGTCTCCCCGCGCAATCATCACCCCAAAGGGCTGTTGCCCAGCAGCGCGAACGATCAACTCCGGTAAGTTACGGACGGCTTCATCGGTCTCAATTTTGGCAATGATGGGCGGGAGGGGGGCCGTGGCCCCAAGAAGGTCTTGGAGTGCGACTTGCAGTAGCTCGATATCGGCGGGCTTTTGGACGAAGGAATAGCCAATCAAATCGGCCTGGGTGGCAGCAAACTGAAGGTCTTGGCGGTCTTTGTTGGTCAGGGGGCTGAGGTTAAGGGCCGTGCCCGGAAAATTCAGACCTTTCTCGGGCCGTAGTTTTACCCCTTTTGGGCTGGCGTGGGTCACTTGCAGAAGCAGGCCGGAGTGCTGGGGAATTTCGCTGTAGTCCGTCGCCACCACGCGGGTTCTGAGCTTGCCATCATCGATGTAAACCGCCGCCCCCACCGTTAAACTATCCAGGACTTCTGGCGTTGTACAACTCGTACAGAAGCGGTCGATGGGGGAAGCTGGGACGGACTCTTCATCCTGCTCGGCCGGGAGCGGTAGGGCCTGGCGCAGAAGCACAAGGTAGTCATCACGAAACAGCCGTCGTTGTTCCCCCGGATAAAATACTGGCCCTGTCCGAATTTTGGGCCCGGCTAAATCCATCAAGATCCGGCAGGGTTGACCGACTTCTTGGCTGGCCCGGCGGACATGGTCAATCATGGCCTGCCAAATCTCCGGGTCATCGTGGGCACAGTTGATGCGGACACAGGCCGCCCCCCGTTTGAGGACTTCCCGCACCAGCTCATAATTCTCTGCGGCTTCTGTGGGCAGGGTGACCATAATGCGCACCCTTTGGGGGAGCCGGGCCGGGCCAAAGAGTTCTTCGGTATGTTTCTCTAACAGATGGCGGCCCTCTAAAAATTCTGCTAGCTGGGGACGACGAATCCGGTTGGGTAATCCCGTTTGGCACAGGGCCGACAGGGTGGCCATCACGGCCATCAAGCTGGGCATGACCCGGCCTTCCAATCGCCCTAAAGAAGACAGGCCCCAAGGCATCAGGGCTGCCTGCAAGGGTCGCAGGTCGTGGCGGCGGAGGGCCAGGTAATGGGCCAAATTTAGGGCACTGGACAAAAATTCAGAGCGATGGATATGGCCCTGCCATTGGTGAAAGGTCGCTTCCCCGCTCGCTTCAACGTCTTCATAAAGTACTTGTAACGTTTGTAACAGGCCTTGGGGAGTTTGGAGGGTTTGGGGAGTGAGGTGGGTCGGGTCGAGGGGGGACACTAACATAATCGATGTCTCCTGTCGGGATAGTCTAGAGCCACAGTTTTCGTTGTTGTTTCATTCGTTTTCCGTGGGGTTAGGCTCTGTTGCTATCCCTAAGCTTAAAAGTTTTGGATCTTAGTCTCTAGGTCTCAATTCCATTGTAGGAGCCTTGGTCAGTGGCCAAACCCTTTGAGCTAGCCAGCATCAAACTTCGTAATGGCCGGTAAGAAATGAATTGGATGTTTGGCTCGGGAAAAGACCTCGTTTGGTTCCGATGACAAACGTAACAGGCCTTCCATCAAAAACGGTAAGATGCGGGGATGATCGTTTGTTGAGATGTCTATGTACGAGAAACTCCAGCCCCCCAGTGTCGGCTCCAAAATTACCTTTGAGAATGGTAAGCCCCAGGTTCCCAATGATCCGATTATTCCCTTTATTCGGGGGGATGGTACGGGAGTCGATATTTGGCCGGCCACGGAAAAGGTGATTAATGCGGCGGTGGCCCAGGCCTACGGCGGCCAGCGTCAAATCCATTGGTTTAAAGTCTATGCTGGGGATGAGGCCTGTGATCTGTATGGAACTTACCAATACCTACCCCAGGATACCCTAACGGCAATTCAGGAATACGGCATTGCCATCAAAGGCCCCCTGACAACCCCCATTGGTGGCGGCATTCGTTCCCTCAATGTGGCCCTGCGCCAAATCTTCGATCTTTACAGTTGTGTGCGCCCCTGTTGCTACTATACGGGAACGCCCTCGCCCCACAAAAGCCCGGAAAAATTGGATATTATCGTTTACCGGGAAAATACTGAAGACATTTACCTCGGCATTGAATGGCCCGAAGGTAGTGATGGCGCTAAAACCTTAATTGCCTACTTAAATAACGAATTAATTCCGGCCACGCCGGCCCTGGGCAAAAAGCAAATCCGCCTCGATTCCGGTATTGGCATTAAGCCCGTTAGTAAAACAGGTTCCCAACGACTGATCCGTCGCGCCATCCAACACGCCCTCCGTCTGCCGAAGCCCAAGAATCAAGTGACCTTGGTACATAAAGGTAACATTATGAAGTTCACGGAAGGGGCATTCCGGGATTGGGGCTATGAATTAGCGACCACGGAATTTCGGGGGGATTGTGTTACGGAGCGAGAATCCTGGATTTTGGGCAATAAGGAGAAAAATCCTGATCTCAGCATTGAAGAGAATGCCCGCAGGATTGACCCCGGCTACGATGCTTTAACCGAGGAAAAAAAAGCGGCGGTGCGAGAAGAAGTAGAACAAGTACTTGCAACCATTTGGGAGTCCCACGGTAATGGCCAGTGGAAAGAGAAGGTAATGGTCAACGACCGTATTGCTGACAGTATTTTTCAGCAAATCCAGACCCGGCCCGATGAGTATTCTATCCTGGCTACCATGAACCTGAATGGGGATTACCTTTCTGATGCGGCAGCGGCCATTGTTGGGGGCCTGGGCATGGGCCCTGGGGCCAATATCGGCGATCATGCCGCTATTTTTGAAGCTACCCACGGCACGGCACCGAAGCACGCGGGACTAGACCGCATTAATCCTGGCTCAGTCATTCTCTCGGGGGTGATGATGCTGGAGTTTATGGGCTGGCAGGAGGCCGCTGATCTGATTAAAAAAGGGATTGCAGCGGCCATTGCTAATGGAGAAGTAACCTACGATTTAGCTCGGATGATGGAACCTCCTGTGGAACCGTTAAAGTGCTCGGAATTTGCTCAGGCCATCATCAACCATTTTGGCTAGGGCCGATAAAGCCAGAGGGGTTGGCCCTGGGTGGCCAGTTCAAATTCTAACCAGGCCCAACTGGCCCCGACCGGGGCCGTCGAGATAACATTGCCAGTAAGTTTTTTGACGAGGGACTTGGGTTCT contains:
- a CDS encoding pyruvate kinase; this translates as MLVSPLDPTHLTPQTLQTPQGLLQTLQVLYEDVEASGEATFHQWQGHIHRSEFLSSALNLAHYLALRRHDLRPLQAALMPWGLSSLGRLEGRVMPSLMAVMATLSALCQTGLPNRIRRPQLAEFLEGRHLLEKHTEELFGPARLPQRVRIMVTLPTEAAENYELVREVLKRGAACVRINCAHDDPEIWQAMIDHVRRASQEVGQPCRILMDLAGPKIRTGPVFYPGEQRRLFRDDYLVLLRQALPLPAEQDEESVPASPIDRFCTSCTTPEVLDSLTVGAAVYIDDGKLRTRVVATDYSEIPQHSGLLLQVTHASPKGVKLRPEKGLNFPGTALNLSPLTNKDRQDLQFAATQADLIGYSFVQKPADIELLQVALQDLLGATAPLPPIIAKIETDEAVRNLPELIVRAAGQQPFGVMIARGDLAVEIGYQRLTEIQEEILWLCEAAHVPVIWATQVLESLVKNGAPSRGEMTDAAMAERAECVMLNKGPFIAEAVTILADVLTRMEAHQLKKTPQLRALRSW
- a CDS encoding NADP-dependent isocitrate dehydrogenase, with the translated sequence MYEKLQPPSVGSKITFENGKPQVPNDPIIPFIRGDGTGVDIWPATEKVINAAVAQAYGGQRQIHWFKVYAGDEACDLYGTYQYLPQDTLTAIQEYGIAIKGPLTTPIGGGIRSLNVALRQIFDLYSCVRPCCYYTGTPSPHKSPEKLDIIVYRENTEDIYLGIEWPEGSDGAKTLIAYLNNELIPATPALGKKQIRLDSGIGIKPVSKTGSQRLIRRAIQHALRLPKPKNQVTLVHKGNIMKFTEGAFRDWGYELATTEFRGDCVTERESWILGNKEKNPDLSIEENARRIDPGYDALTEEKKAAVREEVEQVLATIWESHGNGQWKEKVMVNDRIADSIFQQIQTRPDEYSILATMNLNGDYLSDAAAAIVGGLGMGPGANIGDHAAIFEATHGTAPKHAGLDRINPGSVILSGVMMLEFMGWQEAADLIKKGIAAAIANGEVTYDLARMMEPPVEPLKCSEFAQAIINHFG